In Penaeus vannamei isolate JL-2024 chromosome 15, ASM4276789v1, whole genome shotgun sequence, the following are encoded in one genomic region:
- the LOC138864089 gene encoding uncharacterized protein, whose amino-acid sequence MSAVRSVDGRIISDHVGVHERWAEYFEQLYQLDHPSVSLDARDVAIPWAACSLHRPQEESLYTGAESVVKCGGSLSSFFPVSSGVRQDYVLAPTLFKICIDLIMCRATAQTALDALSNKAKPLGLQVSWTKTKIQDFGGLLGEPVQSISACCENVEVTKSFAYLGSTVHVYRLSETILCGEGLCEDLGGRGLGSSTRTVVKN is encoded by the exons ATGTCTGCGGTCCGCTCAGTGGATGGacggatcatctcagatcatgttggggttcatgaacgttgggctgagtattttgagcaattgtatcaaTTAGATCACCCATCAGTTAGTCTAGATGCTAGGGATGTTGCAATCccttgggctgcttgcagcctccatcgacctcaagaag aaAGCCTATATACGGGTgctgaaagtgttgtaaagtgtggtgggagcctgtcaagcttcttccctgttagttcaggagtgaggcaagactatgtccttgcaccaacactttttaaAATTTGCATAGACTTGATAATGTGCAGAGCTACTGCacaaa CGGCACTTGATGCACTTAGCAATAAGGCGAAGCCCCTGGGTttgcaggtctcctggactaagaccaagatccaggattttgggggcctgTTAGGAGAACCCGTTCAGTCGATAAGTGCTTGTTGTGAGAACGttgaagtcacaaagagctttGCATACCTTGGCAGTACAGTTCATGTCTACAGGCTGTCAGAGACAATCCTGTGTGGAGAAGGTCTATGTgaagacctaggaggtcgtggttTGGGCAGTTCGACCAGAactgtcgtgaagaactag